One stretch of Chitinophaga pendula DNA includes these proteins:
- a CDS encoding efflux transporter outer membrane subunit, whose amino-acid sequence MNRYISILATVLLVIGVATGCRVGKDFSRPGTSLPASYRHAPAGTDTTNIGGLSWKVFFKDPVLQRLIDSAITRNFDVRVALQQVQSAGLAARQARLGFLPELHVQVQANRNWPSKNSLNGSLSEQFIGTRYMDDYNANASLSWEVIAWGKISRMKEAALATYLQSAEAAKAVQTRIVAEVAMGYYNLLMLDYQREIAVKNLALNDSTLHMMRLQYSSGQVNNLAIEQAEAQREVAAALIPKADQQIAIQENALRILTGALPSAIARAERLQAVQLDEQLTAGVPATLLTQRPDVHAAELAVQVANAKVGIARANMYPALNITASAGLNAFKADKWFSLPGSLFETVGGSITAPIFQRGKLKTEWQTAKVDWEKSVLDFQQSVLMAVGEVSDALVQIDKLKAQQDITLVRVGKLRSATRNAGLLFQNGMATYLEVITAQSNVLQSELDLATLQRERLDAIITLYRSLGGGWK is encoded by the coding sequence ATGAACAGATATATATCCATTCTGGCTACTGTATTGCTGGTTATCGGCGTGGCTACGGGCTGCCGGGTGGGCAAAGATTTCAGCAGGCCCGGTACGTCATTGCCGGCGAGTTACCGGCATGCACCTGCCGGCACAGATACTACGAATATAGGCGGATTGTCCTGGAAGGTATTTTTCAAGGACCCGGTATTACAGCGCTTGATCGACAGTGCCATTACCCGGAATTTTGATGTGCGGGTGGCATTGCAGCAGGTGCAGTCGGCGGGGCTGGCTGCCAGGCAGGCGAGGCTGGGTTTTTTACCTGAGTTGCATGTGCAGGTGCAGGCTAATCGTAACTGGCCATCGAAGAACAGTCTTAACGGTTCTTTGTCGGAGCAGTTTATTGGTACCCGTTATATGGATGATTACAATGCCAATGCGTCGTTGTCGTGGGAGGTGATTGCCTGGGGTAAGATCAGCCGGATGAAGGAAGCGGCGTTGGCTACTTACCTGCAAAGTGCGGAGGCGGCCAAGGCGGTGCAGACACGTATTGTTGCGGAGGTAGCGATGGGTTATTACAATCTTTTGATGCTGGACTATCAGCGGGAGATTGCGGTGAAGAACCTGGCGTTGAATGACAGTACGCTGCATATGATGCGGTTGCAATATAGTTCCGGGCAGGTGAACAACCTGGCTATTGAGCAGGCGGAGGCGCAGCGGGAGGTGGCAGCGGCGTTGATCCCGAAGGCGGATCAGCAGATTGCGATACAGGAGAATGCGTTGCGGATACTTACCGGCGCGTTGCCCTCTGCTATCGCGAGGGCGGAGCGTTTGCAGGCGGTGCAGCTGGACGAGCAGCTGACGGCTGGTGTGCCTGCTACGCTGCTGACGCAGCGTCCGGATGTACATGCGGCGGAGCTGGCGGTACAGGTAGCGAATGCGAAAGTGGGTATTGCCCGGGCGAATATGTACCCGGCGTTAAATATAACTGCCAGTGCGGGTTTGAATGCTTTTAAGGCGGATAAGTGGTTCAGCCTGCCTGGTAGTCTTTTTGAAACAGTAGGCGGCAGCATTACGGCCCCTATCTTCCAACGAGGGAAATTAAAGACAGAATGGCAAACGGCTAAGGTAGACTGGGAGAAATCGGTACTTGACTTTCAGCAGTCTGTACTTATGGCGGTGGGAGAAGTGTCTGATGCGCTGGTACAGATCGACAAGCTGAAGGCGCAACAGGACATTACGCTGGTGCGTGTTGGTAAACTGCGAAGTGCTACCAGGAATGCCGGCCTGCTGTTTCAAAATGGTATGGCTACCTACCTGGAGGTGATCACGGCGCAAAGTAATGTGTTGCAGAGTGAGCTGGACCTGGCGACTTTGCAACGTGAGAGGTTGGATGCTATCATCACCCTATACCGTTCGCTGGGTGGAGGTTGGAAATAA